The sequence atttaatttcattgataTTAATAGAAAAGTTATTTCACTTTACAGCTTGAGAAAGTAATAGAATCTATATTTGTACTTAgtacatatttaataaaacaattttgtgCAATAGAATAAGtgatatatgtaatataactGTGCGATATATTGAGCTGATGCGGTCAGAGTGACGCAACGGATGATTTCATGaagcttttttaaaattaatttattaaataaatagcacGGACCATAAGCTTGCGTCTAGTTGTGATTCATAGTCACCAGgaaacttaaaattcaaatttttaaaattaccaatggcgattattaactaattctcaataattaaattcaaattaactgTCTAAAATTAATGCACTTATGTTTTAAAGTCCGTTTAATTATCTTTTACAGTATATTGTAGACATATACCTATACCTatacaattaatataaaatttatgtggCAGTGATAAGATATCTTACACCTCCAGGGATCCAATGTCATCGGTTTCTTACTTTagactttatttttcttactgaAATGAACTTGAAAATGTACCGCGACGCTTTACATTCACtaaataaatcgaataaaataGTATTCTTCCACATTATCGCCTTGCTGAGTACATAAAATCggtattatattttctaaacaCTTAATTACTCAATcgtatatttatctttatgtttaatatctattttatttacagataaattaacttgttgtgtttataaatattgttggtaTCGTGGAATGATACTGAACTCAACAGCCTTAATATGCTGAAGCGTAAATTAagttttatgttaattattttatcattaataattagtatttgttgcggagaatttattaaaatatcacaGCAACCGGCAAACATTCTTGAAGATTTCTTTGGATATCGTCATGTATCCATTATACATTTCAATGTCCCGGAAAATGTTATCACCGCTGCCTTTAAGTAACGTCatcttcatttaaaaatttttttttattaattattgtatttattattaattaatcaattaattaaaggtTTACTGCTAAGGAGACAAAGACTGGGGGGTTGGGTAATTGTTCACCACGAGATGTTTCAGTTTACTTAAAGTCCGGAAGTATTCCATTGGTCCATCCTGATGGATCAAAAATTAATGCTAAGCTATTGAAAAatcgtagaaaattttatcaccTCAATTTCACAAGTTCCGGTGatcattattcaattttaaaacctTCGCCAAGTGCTGGCGATTGGTATGCGATCGCATTTAGATCATGGACTGATCCtgattctgaaaaaattactcagcaaggtgtgaaaaaaaaaattcatgaaataattaactggcaataaattaaaatgaactgATTATTTGGTAATTACTTTCAGGTATAGGAACAGCGTGTGATACTGTTCTTGATGCGGAATTGTCTGTCGAGCGAGTAGGACAAtcagtatttataaaaaataatgatgaaaatactATAACGTTAAGTAGTAATTTATTGGAAACTGCAATGATCCGATTCTTTGTACCTGGAGATCAACAAACAGTAAATATTTCGTTGATTTCATCATGTGAAGAGTGTCGAGTTGCTGCTAATGTAGTTGCAAAGGAAACGTTGATTGGCGCATTGATTAATCAAACTGAGACAACTCTAGCATTTAAGCCTTACGTTAATTCTTTCCACTTTTTGACTCTCCGTCTTCTCTCGGGTAATGCgacaaatatttcaattgcaTTACCCAtagataatttatcattaagtGACGACATTTTTGACATTGATAATTATGATACTGTGGCTGTGAATAAGGTACCACTGACAAGGAGATCTcttccagatttttttttatttgactacGAGCATTTATTAGGGAATTCTAGTAAACCTTCACCGGTTAATATCACCGTTGACAGTCTGACAGTACTGAGTTACCAAGTAGCACCAGTTTACGATGTCGGCGGTACTGTATCTATTGGTATCAAGTTAGTCAAGAAGTCTGATGACATTGTAGTAGTTGGATGCGTCTCTctaggtatttatttttatttttgtaatttaattaattcatagtaatttatatagccgacaattttgtttaacttttCACCAGGTTACTATGCTGGTATCACAGCAGGCGGAGGTTGTATGAAACAAAACTCGCTGACAGCTGCTGATCTTTGGTCAAACAGCACAAAACCGACAACTATTCATATCCCATATCCAGAACCAGGAACTTGGCATCTGAGTATGAAAGCTTTTTATATCGAATCCAAGTGCAACTGTTCAGTGGAGTGCCGTACGAGTGGCTGTAAATCGTGCGATTGCATGAACGAAACATCAACAAGAGTTGAAACAAATATCGCATCATCACCGTGTATCGAAGGCCATTGTAATTCAAATGGTCGCTGTCTTCATTACATGACTGGTGGATCTGTATTTTCAGCATGTTACTGCAACGGTGGATACCGCGGTTTTGATTGCGCCGATGACACCTACGTTTTGACTGGCGGAAGTATTCTCATACGCTTACTACTCCTGACACTGAGTAATCTAGCATTTTTGGCTTCAAGCTACGTCGCATTTCGTCGAGAATATTACACAGAAGCTCTTGTTTACGTTTCTGTGATGTTCTTTTCAACATTTTACCATGCTTGTGAAGCCGGTGAAAATATCATGAGTTTCTGCATCACAAAACTCAGTGTACTGCAGTTCTGCGACTTTTACAACGCGCTGTTGTCAATCTGGGTAACTTTGGTGGCAATGGCGTCATTTGGACCTCGACTAACGGCTTTTTGTCAAATAAGTGGAGCTATTGTTCTTGCACTGGGTGCTGAACTTGACCGAACAGCTCTCTGGGTATTTCTGCTACCCGCTGTCACTGGATCCATTCTAATCGGAGTGTCTTGGGGCCTACGCTGTCGCAGACAACATAATTTTGGCTACCCTGCGTCAAGATACCGCAATGTCTATCTACCAACTGGACTGGGCCTCGTTTCCGTCGGGTTAATTTGCTACGCATTTTTACAGACACGTCGAAACTATCATATTATCCACAGTTTTTGGCATGTCTGCATTGCATTGAGTGTTGTTCTACTTTTACCAAAACGTAAACATATGAAATAGTATCGGAGATCGCTTGACAACGATTATGAGTCTTGTGACGAAGCTATTCGTGCATTCTCATCGCCCGTTGTCAGCGATTTTGATCAAGAATGTGATTTGAGTGACTCATTTTTGCAAGCACTCGACGATTAATTGTGTGACCAACACTTTGTTATGCAATTACTGATTAAATAtgtgatttgaaattataaaaagataaaaataaacacaaactTTATTGTGATCTATATTTTACACTTTTGTGTGCTGTTAAAGATAcctatatatttgtatagaaTGCACTTGATGCACAaagtataagtaaaaaaaataataattattactattgataaatattgtaaCTACAATCTTCCATATGaagcataaaatttatttattaaatatttttctcgaattttaaattgtttttattatttatctaccagatattttaatcatcaattaaaatttataattaattaattattaatatacataattaatatatttatttggtatACAAAGAAGAAAAcatgattattaattgaaatctATTGATATTTGATGGCTTTCAATGGCATAGGGCACATttacgattattttattacattaattcaattatttataataattaataagtcattattaaaatacaatattaattaattaattagcagATGGTGCTGTAGGGTGAGAATCGGGACGATTAATAGAAGACATTACACTTGAAATAAGACGGACTATAGATTCCATTGAGAATCCGCATTGCCGGTAAGCTCTAGAGCAATTTTGGCCTTTGCGTCCCGCTTCAATGGCTTCTTGGATCGCCGTGCCACGCATTGCAGTCCGGAAGACCTGATTGGTCGTGACAGTGTCTATTAATCGGTCGAATGATGATActttttcttcatcatcaaTGTCATTGGCTGTGCGAATTGTTTCGGCGGCTCTTTTTGCATATGTGCAGACTGCGCGTTGCATGCATGTTGTCGTATCGATTCCATGATGAGCCAGGATGTCATCAATCTTGGTCATTGAATTTACAAAACCTCCTtcatcatctaaaaaatttttaaataattattttataatgaaaaaacaataaataaatcaataaatgaaTTACTTCTTGCATATTGTCCGTAGCTTCCACTAATAAGgtataatatttttggaattatCAAAATAGATCCAATTCCAAGAACTGCGCCAAGGATTAATCCACCCAAGTCAACCTTTCCTCCACTGTAAGATGATACTCCGTACccctgaaattaatttataatttatttaaatatttattaattacttattaattattcttaaaaaattctttacataCAGAGCTTGTACCAACACCAGTGAATCCAAATCTTGGCTCTTGATTACGGTCTGCAGGAATACTTGAGGCATCAGAACCAGAACTTCTTGATACTACAGAGGCATTTTCACTACGATATTGTGACTGTGATTTAGATTGTGTTGGTATTGCCATTTGGTCATGATTTTTTCCCATTTTGTCGAGGTAATCCATTGAACTTGGTACGAATCTTAGAtacaacaaattattatcagttagatttacattctattacattaaatattttaaaaataaatcaatcattACCCTCCCATGTCATATTTTGGTGAACAACAGACACTATTGACTAACAAAGCAGCCATTAAGGCGGAAATTTTGAAGCTCACTgtcatctaaaaaaattttatttaaatataaaactctTTTATTCtgaagaaatataaaaaaaatatgaaactgaAACTACGTACCTTGGGAGTTTTTTTGGGATCTCTAAAAAAACACTGTAGtgtcaaagtaaaaaaaatgatttaaactgAACCAACAAGTACGTGTCGGGTAAATATATAGGTACCGAGGGTAATGACGAGGACGGTCAAACATAATTGCTCTCTTGGTTTCGCTTTCGTCGCCGTAGATTTCCATAGAACAAAGTCGCAGCCCGTGACATCCCCTCCGAAGACTTTTACTCTCATCTTCTGAAGAgtcatttttaacaaatgaaaatatccTCCTCCAATGACGAAacccttttttattttttaagaaaattagttGAACtaaacaattgaaataaaatattacgacagaaaatttatattttaaataatcattttttctaatagcttaataattacaacctatttattttttttttcttccacaAGCTCTTGGAATCCTTGGCATTAATTTTGATCTAGACTTTTGTCATTTAACGCTTCAGAGTAAACTGAATTATCTTTCATacttagaatttaaataatacaagtataattataaaatattctacTTTATCCTcattaataaaacttaatttaaaaacacaatTATTCTTTCGAGAAACtcagataatttatataaattgtttatgaaAATGACTGATAGAAAACGAAAGTAACATTTTCATTGtacatcatttaaaataatttaataattacaacatTTAAACACTTTCGTTAATAGTAACTacgacatttaaatttatttactgttctctgtaataataaaataaactcaaaGTACTTtcttctttaaaatttaaccaGCTCATTAGAATCAAAAGTAAACATCcaatttgaagaaataaaagtaaaatttgataatgagcataaaaaacaatattgtaGTTAATGTTGATGTGTTCAAAAGAATTCGTTCTGGCGACTGATCAAGAAAAATGTCACGAAAGTAATAAACACCAAagacttttatttttgcacAACGGAAATAAACCATACAcaagttatttaattagcTGGGGTAGTTACTTTTTGCTATCATTAgcgcataattttttatttttaaacgagCTCAACTTAGCTGATAATGATTAACACCTTTCTCTACGGAAAAAAATGTCCTTATTTCCTTGGAGATGTAGGAGGGTCTTATATACATAGTCCTGGAGGTTTTTGGTAGAGCCAATACGACTTTGAGCTTCTACTTGTTCagtattcttttaatttttcaatcatgAGTCCGTCAACATCAACGTCATTATTGTTGttctttttaaatacattttttattttttctctggCAAATCGTGCTCCGGATTTGACCCACAGACAGCCGcgatttatttcatttaattctaAAGAAGGAAATATTGATGTAAgtgaaaatttgataatttacttaaatgcttaaaataattttaaaaatatttcaaggtCGACTTGGATTTGTCTATTCCATTTCTATCGATTCCTCTGAATCATGATGAGGATGCAGACGGTCCAAAACCTCTGGTGAATGTTAACTTGAAAtctgttgctgttgctggaGTCCTGGCTGGAGTGACGGCATTTGTGCTGCCTTATTTTTTCGCAAAACCTTCAGTTGAGCATCGGTACCgtaagttttatataatttgttcTTCTAACCTTAtcaattattacattttactattttattattcaaactaGTACAGGCCGTGACAATGAATTTGGATTAAGGGAAGCTGGTCAAGCTCTCAATGAATTAATGTTGGGAAATAATTATGTGACACCGTGTCTTCAGTACACTGTATGCAGCGCTATTGCTAAAGTCAGTCATGCTAGAGTGCTATCGAgcagtgataaaataattgatgggatagcaaagtaattaaaagtcacttaaaaattatattgcaaTTTAAATGTCAAGTGGTgattaacttattaaattaattttttttatttaatagtctTGGATGGTTTAAAAACGTGACGGACGGAACAGCAGTACAAGAAGCAATAAATGCAGGCCGGAAACAAAATCCTGGATGTTCTTTTATGTTTGACGGATGTAAAATGCCAGCGAATGTTCTCGAATCTATGATGAATCAACTGGGtatcaaatgattttataaattaatgaatttacttgctcattaatatttaaaaatattaaatatagatattagactaattattattataaattgtgtttctgttaaaaataaaataaattatttttatgtattcatTACATCAGTTTCTCAGTGGTATTaacaaatttacatttattcttGCAATAATGACAAACGGCATGACAATTTACTTTCATTGTCCAAATGCGCGcagcgtaaaaaaaatgtctcatcATCGTGCTGTAGATACACAAGACACGCATCGAGAAATTGTTAAGATATGTTTTAAACTTTCTCTCGtcgttaaatttatgttaaaataaccATAAAATAATCcagcaatatatatatattttatgactaCGTCACAGTACTGtttgtattatttacaaaatttgaatttgatagaATTTTAAGTACAGTCTTGGCATTAACAAGTCGCGCTAAAACAAACGGCGTATGTCCTAATAAGTCTGTGCACTCTGGATCGCTTCCGTGTTCAATAAGAAAGCGTGCGATCTCAGTTTTGTTGTGAATCGCTGCATTATGAAGGGCTGTCCGACCAGAAACATCTGGTTGCGATAAATCTGCACCAGCTATATCGTATGACTGGAGACGTTTAAGATTCCCAAAGGCAGCTGCGTTACATAATTTTTGGCCTATTAATAGTGAGCTCTCGTGAAGATGAGCCCCGCACTGAcgaagtaatttaattatctataaaaaaaaatttccattaataattttattaattcataaaataaaaataaaatttttacctcaTGGTGATCATTTTCCACGGCTTCAGTAAGCGGAGTGCGATCAAATCTGTCTTTGATGTGAACATTAGCACCCATTTCTAATAGCGCTCTTACTAATTTAATGTCTCCATCACAGCAAGCGATGTGCAAACCCGTACGAGAATC comes from Microplitis demolitor isolate Queensland-Clemson2020A chromosome 8, iyMicDemo2.1a, whole genome shotgun sequence and encodes:
- the LOC103576713 gene encoding transmembrane protein 8B, whose amino-acid sequence is MLKRKLSFMLIILSLIISICCGEFIKISQQPANILEDFFGYRHVSIIHFNVPENVITAAFKFTAKETKTGGLGNCSPRDVSVYLKSGSIPLVHPDGSKINAKLLKNRRKFYHLNFTSSGDHYSILKPSPSAGDWYAIAFRSWTDPDSEKITQQGIGTACDTVLDAELSVERVGQSVFIKNNDENTITLSSNLLETAMIRFFVPGDQQTVNISLISSCEECRVAANVVAKETLIGALINQTETTLAFKPYVNSFHFLTLRLLSGNATNISIALPIDNLSLSDDIFDIDNYDTVAVNKVPLTRRSLPDFFLFDYEHLLGNSSKPSPVNITVDSLTVLSYQVAPVYDVGGTVSIGIKLVKKSDDIVVVGCVSLGYYAGITAGGGCMKQNSLTAADLWSNSTKPTTIHIPYPEPGTWHLSMKAFYIESKCNCSVECRTSGCKSCDCMNETSTRVETNIASSPCIEGHCNSNGRCLHYMTGGSVFSACYCNGGYRGFDCADDTYVLTGGSILIRLLLLTLSNLAFLASSYVAFRREYYTEALVYVSVMFFSTFYHACEAGENIMSFCITKLSVLQFCDFYNALLSIWVTLVAMASFGPRLTAFCQISGAIVLALGAELDRTALWVFLLPAVTGSILIGVSWGLRCRRQHNFGYPASRYRNVYLPTGLGLVSVGLICYAFLQTRRNYHIIHSFWHVCIALSVVLLLPKRKHMK
- the LOC103576821 gene encoding uncharacterized protein LOC103576821 codes for the protein MTVSFKISALMAALLVNSVCCSPKYDMGGFVPSSMDYLDKMGKNHDQMAIPTQSKSQSQYRSENASVVSRSSGSDASSIPADRNQEPRFGFTGVGTSSGYGVSSYSGGKVDLGGLILGAVLGIGSILIIPKILYLISGSYGQYARNDEGGFVNSMTKIDDILAHHGIDTTTCMQRAVCTYAKRAAETIRTANDIDDEEKVSSFDRLIDTVTTNQVFRTAMRGTAIQEAIEAGRKGQNCSRAYRQCGFSMESIVRLISSVMSSINRPDSHPTAPSAN
- the LOC103576820 gene encoding uncharacterized protein LOC103576820 — its product is MSPSTSTSLLLFFLNTFFIFSLANRAPDLTHRQPRFISFNSKEGNIDVDLDLSIPFLSIPLNHDEDADGPKPLVNVNLKSVAVAGVLAGVTAFFVLLTLSIITFYYFIIQTSTGRDNEFGLREAGQALNELMLGNNYVTPCLQYTVCSAIAKVSHARVLSSSDKIIDGIANLGWFKNVTDGTAVQEAINAGRKQNPGCSFMFDGCKMPANVLESMMNQLGIK